The Gammaproteobacteria bacterium genome contains the following window.
GAATCGCAGCGAATAAGCCCATGGCCGTCGCAATCAGCGCCTCAGCGATACCAGGCGCCACCATTGCCAACGTCGCCTGCTGCACATTACCCAGCGCAGTGAATGAATTCATGATCCCCCACACCGTACCAAACAGGCCGATATAAGGACTGGTGGAGCCGACCGTCGCCAGGAAGGGCAGCCGGTCTTCAAGTACATCGGCCTCGCGGTTGAGCATGACGCGCATGTTGCGCTGTGCGCCCTCGACGACCACGGTGGGATCGACTTCGCCTTGCTGCCGCAATTTCACAAACTCGCGAAATCCAGAGCGGAAAATACGCTCCAAGCCGGTGGCGTGCGCATCGCCCGCCGTCTGGTCATAAAGCTTCGTCAAATCGCCACCCGACCAGAAGCGATTTTCAAAACTCTCTGCTTGAGCCTGCGCCTGTTTTAGCAGCTTCCATTTTCCAAAAATAATGGTCCAGGCCATCACCGAAATACCCAGCAATAGCAACATCACCAACTGTACCAGCACGCTGGCATTCAGAAACAAACTCAAAATCGATAAATCAGTGGTCACGCATTATCTCCGTTTTAATAGATTCCGGAATCGGTTTTGGCCGTAGCATGTCAGCATCGATACAGGCGATCTTGACCTCACCGCGGCACAATTCAATCGCATTTCCTTCCGCCTGCTTCAGTACCCGCTGCCCGAAGGTGATGCTGGCACGGCCCAAGTCGCGCAATTCCACGGTCACTTGCAAGGCATCGTTA
Protein-coding sequences here:
- the tolQ gene encoding protein TolQ, translating into MTTDLSILSLFLNASVLVQLVMLLLLGISVMAWTIIFGKWKLLKQAQAQAESFENRFWSGGDLTKLYDQTAGDAHATGLERIFRSGFREFVKLRQQGEVDPTVVVEGAQRNMRVMLNREADVLEDRLPFLATVGSTSPYIGLFGTVWGIMNSFTALGNVQQATLAMVAPGIAEALIATAMGLFAAIPAVIAYNRFRTDTERLITRYDNFLDEFTTVLQRQVHAPKKET